The Anabaena sp. PCC 7108 region TCAAGTTTATCTTCTTCTCCAGCCATATTTTGCTCAACATTGGCAATCATTTCTGTATACTGATTAATCAGATTTTCTACCTGATTTATTATCCAGTACAATCTCCTTGCATAGATTGTCATTCATAGCATTAGCTATTTTTGAAGTGCATTAGCTTTCGCACCCTCCTTGATATTTACTCTTTTCAAATCAGGATTAATTTCCTGTACTTTTTCTAAGAGCGAGTTAACATCAGTTTCCAACTTTTGAAGTTTAACTTGATGCTGAAGGCTTTCATTACCATCTTCGACCACATTCAAACTGCCATCTACAAACCCACGCCGACAAGCATGGCGCTGGATTTTCCCGCTAGATGTCTTGGGAATACTACCAGGCTTAATCAAAACTGTGGCATATACTTGTAAGCCGTGGTGATCTATCACTGCCTCGGTGATATTTCCGATGACCTCTTTAATATTCAACCTCCTCAAAGATGTTCGTTCTACTTCTTGCACAACAACTAATCGCTGTTGCCCTTTTTGCTCTACTGTAAAGGCTGCCCCCCCATCAAATCGTAGTGCTGGATGACTGTTTTGAACCGTTAACTCAATATCCTGGGGGTAATGATTTTGTCCACGGATGATAATAACATCCTTGAGTCTTCCTGTGACAAATAGTTCGCCATCTTGCAAAAATCCCAAGTCTCCTGTGCGGAGAAACGGACCCTCACCTGTATCTGACAGATAAGCTTGGAAAGTTTCTGCGGTTTGTTCTGGTCGTTGCCAATAGCCAGCAGCCACAGAAGAACCCGATACCCAAATCTCCCCTATACGATTAGTCGGACATAAGGTTAAAGATTCGGGATCAACAATGGCGATTTTTTCATCTAACCAGGTTTGACCACAACCGACAATTGTTCTAGTTCCTGCTTCAGATTCAGCCGCTACTACCTGATTTTCTTCAAGGGCTGCTGCTTCTAGCTCGTACAGAACGGGGGGAGATGTTTTCAAACCGCCGGACACGAATAAAGTCGTTTCAGCCATGCCGTAACAAGGATACAATGCTTCTTTACGAAAACCACACTCGGCAAAATATTTTGCAAAGCGATCTAGCGTTTCCGACCGCACTGGTTCGGCTCCGTTGAAAGCGACTTCCCAACTGCTCAAGTCAAGACTAGACAGTTCTTCAGGAGTAATTTTGCGAACGCAAACATCATAAGCGAAATTGGGTCCACCACTAGTAGTCGCTTGGTAACGAGAAATAGCTTGCAACCAACGCAAAGGCTTTTGCAGAAAAGCTACTGGTGACATGAGAATGGAATGTATCCCTAAATACAGGGGCTGCAAGACATTGCCAATCAATCCCATATCGTGAAATAAGGGCAACCAACCGACGAAAATTGTTTTATCTGTATGTCCGAAGCCGATCTTAATCGCTCTCTGATTGGATAGCAAATTTCTATGCGTTACCATTACTCCCTTCGGTATTCCCGTAGAGCCGGAAGTGTATTGGAGAAATGCTAGACTATCCTGATCTAGTTTCAGTTCTTGCCAATGTGAACTGAGATTGCTGTCGATGTCATCAGTACTTAACCATTGCATAGTTGGCAATTCTGGATTTTGGTCCCATTGATTTACCAAGTTTGCTAACAAGGATGATGTAGTCAATACCACAGTTGCTTGAGCATCTGTGACTATCGATTGCAATCTTAATAAGTTCATATTCTGAC contains the following coding sequences:
- a CDS encoding fatty acyl-AMP ligase, with product MNVRLNDLQNPLERFSTLIELLIYRAQNQPQQKAYTFLQDGEREEVSLTYQELDQKARAIASRFQSLGSAGERALLLYPPGLEFITAFLGCLYAGVVAVPAYPPRQNMNLLRLQSIVTDAQATVVLTTSSLLANLVNQWDQNPELPTMQWLSTDDIDSNLSSHWQELKLDQDSLAFLQYTSGSTGIPKGVMVTHRNLLSNQRAIKIGFGHTDKTIFVGWLPLFHDMGLIGNVLQPLYLGIHSILMSPVAFLQKPLRWLQAISRYQATTSGGPNFAYDVCVRKITPEELSSLDLSSWEVAFNGAEPVRSETLDRFAKYFAECGFRKEALYPCYGMAETTLFVSGGLKTSPPVLYELEAAALEENQVVAAESEAGTRTIVGCGQTWLDEKIAIVDPESLTLCPTNRIGEIWVSGSSVAAGYWQRPEQTAETFQAYLSDTGEGPFLRTGDLGFLQDGELFVTGRLKDVIIIRGQNHYPQDIELTVQNSHPALRFDGGAAFTVEQKGQQRLVVVQEVERTSLRRLNIKEVIGNITEAVIDHHGLQVYATVLIKPGSIPKTSSGKIQRHACRRGFVDGSLNVVEDGNESLQHQVKLQKLETDVNSLLEKVQEINPDLKRVNIKEGAKANALQK